In a single window of the Zonotrichia leucophrys gambelii isolate GWCS_2022_RI chromosome 2, RI_Zleu_2.0, whole genome shotgun sequence genome:
- the ELOC gene encoding elongin-C, which produces MDGEEKTYGGCEGPDAMYVKLISSDGHEFIVKREHALTSGTIKAMLSGPGQFAENETNEVNFREIPSHVLSKVCMYFTYKVRYTNSSTEIPEFPIAPEIALELLMAANFLDC; this is translated from the exons ATGG atggagaagagaagacATACGGTGGGTGTGAGGGCCCAGATGCTATGTATGTGAAGTTAATATCCTCTGATGGCCATGAGTTCATTGTAAAAAGAGAGCATGCATTAACATCAGGAACAATAAAAGCTATGTTGAGTGGACCAG gtcagtttgcagaaaatgaaacaaatgagGTCAATTTTAGAGAGATCCCATCCCATGTCCTATCCAAAGTATGCATGTATTTCACCTACAAGGTCCGCTATACTAACAGCTCTACGGAGATTCCTGAATTCCCAATTGCACCTGAAATTGCACTGGAACTTCTGATGGCTGCAAACTTCTTAGattgttaa
- the TMEM70 gene encoding transmembrane protein 70, mitochondrial isoform X2, producing MMCSALMRRHLESCVQFWASQLMRSIEVLDAVQRRVASFQGAAVRSLSTSSPHDHPEHGRLVYKGNLAKTVLGVKFFSYSTSIFNLFMMPYIMLKSGIGVESLLVQGAFYGLIGIFTFVTPVTLHLLTKGYVIRLYYKDEVDTYTAITYNAILAEKATVFHQKDVKIPDISKMFTTFYAKTKSMLVNPTLFPNPQDYNHLMGYDKSSVFKFEDLEAVKEADERK from the exons ATGATGTGCTCAGCGCTGATGAGGCGGCACCTCGagtcctgtgttcagttctgggcctcTCAATTAATGCGCAGCATCGAGGTGCTGGACGCTGTCCAGAGGAGG GTTGCATCTTTTCAAGGAGCGGCTGTTCGCAGCCTCAGCACATCCTCCCCTCATGATCACCCAGAACATGGAAGATTAGTTTATAAAGGAAATTTGGCAAAGACAGTGTTGG GTGTGAAGTTTTTCTCTTACTCCACCAGCATATTCAACCTGTTCATGATGCCATACATCATGCTCAAAAGTGGTATTGGAGTGGAAAGTTTGCTTGTCCAAGGTGCCTTTTATGGGTTGATTGGGATTTTTACGTTTGTAACTCCGGTTACTTTGCATCTCCTTACGAAAGGTTACGTGATCCGGCTCTATTATAAAGATGAAGTGGACACCTATACAGCCATTACCTACAATGCCATCTTGGCAGAAAAAGCAACTGTTTTCCATCAGAAGGATGTAAAGATTCCAGATATCTCCAAGATGTTTACAACATTTTATGCTAAAACGAAGTCGATGCTTGTTAATCCTACGCTTTTCCCAAATCCTCAGGATTATAACCATCTCATGGGCTATGACAAATCCTCAGTTTTTAAATTTGAGGATTTAGAGGCGGTAAAGGAAGCTgatgaaaggaaataa
- the TMEM70 gene encoding transmembrane protein 70, mitochondrial isoform X1 has translation MLPLLLLRAAPAACRPIASAWLRGAAHPACRHRAAAAARPQQVASFQGAAVRSLSTSSPHDHPEHGRLVYKGNLAKTVLGVKFFSYSTSIFNLFMMPYIMLKSGIGVESLLVQGAFYGLIGIFTFVTPVTLHLLTKGYVIRLYYKDEVDTYTAITYNAILAEKATVFHQKDVKIPDISKMFTTFYAKTKSMLVNPTLFPNPQDYNHLMGYDKSSVFKFEDLEAVKEADERK, from the exons ATgctcccgctgctgctgctccgggccgcccccgccgcctgCCGCCCCATCGCCTCCGCATGGCTGCGGGGCGCCGCGCACCCCGCCTGCCGCCACCGGGCCGCTGCCGCTGCGAGGCCCCAACAG GTTGCATCTTTTCAAGGAGCGGCTGTTCGCAGCCTCAGCACATCCTCCCCTCATGATCACCCAGAACATGGAAGATTAGTTTATAAAGGAAATTTGGCAAAGACAGTGTTGG GTGTGAAGTTTTTCTCTTACTCCACCAGCATATTCAACCTGTTCATGATGCCATACATCATGCTCAAAAGTGGTATTGGAGTGGAAAGTTTGCTTGTCCAAGGTGCCTTTTATGGGTTGATTGGGATTTTTACGTTTGTAACTCCGGTTACTTTGCATCTCCTTACGAAAGGTTACGTGATCCGGCTCTATTATAAAGATGAAGTGGACACCTATACAGCCATTACCTACAATGCCATCTTGGCAGAAAAAGCAACTGTTTTCCATCAGAAGGATGTAAAGATTCCAGATATCTCCAAGATGTTTACAACATTTTATGCTAAAACGAAGTCGATGCTTGTTAATCCTACGCTTTTCCCAAATCCTCAGGATTATAACCATCTCATGGGCTATGACAAATCCTCAGTTTTTAAATTTGAGGATTTAGAGGCGGTAAAGGAAGCTgatgaaaggaaataa
- the TMEM70 gene encoding transmembrane protein 70, mitochondrial isoform X3: protein MGNGLKLRVASFQGAAVRSLSTSSPHDHPEHGRLVYKGNLAKTVLGVKFFSYSTSIFNLFMMPYIMLKSGIGVESLLVQGAFYGLIGIFTFVTPVTLHLLTKGYVIRLYYKDEVDTYTAITYNAILAEKATVFHQKDVKIPDISKMFTTFYAKTKSMLVNPTLFPNPQDYNHLMGYDKSSVFKFEDLEAVKEADERK from the exons ATGGGGAATGGATTAAAACTGAGA GTTGCATCTTTTCAAGGAGCGGCTGTTCGCAGCCTCAGCACATCCTCCCCTCATGATCACCCAGAACATGGAAGATTAGTTTATAAAGGAAATTTGGCAAAGACAGTGTTGG GTGTGAAGTTTTTCTCTTACTCCACCAGCATATTCAACCTGTTCATGATGCCATACATCATGCTCAAAAGTGGTATTGGAGTGGAAAGTTTGCTTGTCCAAGGTGCCTTTTATGGGTTGATTGGGATTTTTACGTTTGTAACTCCGGTTACTTTGCATCTCCTTACGAAAGGTTACGTGATCCGGCTCTATTATAAAGATGAAGTGGACACCTATACAGCCATTACCTACAATGCCATCTTGGCAGAAAAAGCAACTGTTTTCCATCAGAAGGATGTAAAGATTCCAGATATCTCCAAGATGTTTACAACATTTTATGCTAAAACGAAGTCGATGCTTGTTAATCCTACGCTTTTCCCAAATCCTCAGGATTATAACCATCTCATGGGCTATGACAAATCCTCAGTTTTTAAATTTGAGGATTTAGAGGCGGTAAAGGAAGCTgatgaaaggaaataa
- the LY96 gene encoding lymphocyte antigen 96, protein MFELLFFILFTPGVSELICTSSDLEMSYTFCDSTAHSFKFNLTPCSTRNKPVWKAALTWIPRSDIHFLKIVFNVWYDGAKALLWKDVLCSGTDDEYSLCGTLKGETLESAFDIKGSRLEFPKGDYSIVVQGFSDDSENNMLICVNVTMIVK, encoded by the exons ATGTTTGaactcctttttttcattttatttaccCCTGGAGTCAGTGAATTAATTTGTACATCATCAGATCTTGAAATGTCGTATACTTTTTGTG attCTACAGCTCATTCTTTCAAGTTTAATCTGACACCTTGCAGCACAAGGAACAAACCTGTCTGGAAGGCTGCTCTTACCTGGATTCCAA GAAGTGACATTCACTTTTTGAAGATTGTCTTCAATGTCTGGTATGATGGTGCCAAAGCACTCCTCTGGAAGGACGTCCTCTGCAGCGGAACTGACGATGAATACTCACTGTGCGGAACGCTGAAAGGAG aaacACTTGAATCAGCATTTGACATTAAAGGCTCAAGATTAGAATTTCCAAAG GGCGACTATAGTATTGTTGTGCAAGGATTCTCTGATGATTCTGAGAATAATATGCTCATATGCGTGAATGTCACCATGATAGTGAAATAA